The Thermobispora bispora DSM 43833 genome window below encodes:
- a CDS encoding dipeptide ABC transporter ATP-binding protein codes for MTELAVTRVTGSTAHNPLVAVEDLRVSFPRAGVEAVRGVSLTIAPGECVALVGESGSGKSVTARSLLGLAGPGAVVRAARFEIGGRDARAFTARDWRRLRGRFAGLVLQDALVSLDPLRTVGAEIAEVLATHRVVPRAERAARIRRLLGEVGVPEPGLRMRQYPHQLSGGLRQRALIASAIAGEPDLIIADEPTTALDVTVQAQILRLLAARKAAGTALLVISHDLAAVASIADRILVMRDGTIVEEGTAARVLSAPGHPYTRALLAAVPSGVSRGTRLTAPGHPLPPRSPDRSAPVLTASGLSFAYGSRTAVDGVSFTLHRGETLGIVGESGSGKTTLARLVLGLLTPRAGEVRLHGRPWSGVPERERRPRRRAIQLIAQNPLESFDPRHTVARLLADPLARLPRAERRARVLELADMVALPRDVLDRRPRELSGGERQRVAIARALAGDPDVLVCDEPVSALDVSIQAQVLDLLAELQAARGTALLFISHDLGVVHHLSDRVLVMRDGRVVEEADADEIFFRPRHPYTRELLAAVPRLGAAVGQG; via the coding sequence ATGACCGAGCTCGCCGTCACCCGCGTCACCGGCAGCACCGCCCACAACCCGCTGGTGGCCGTCGAGGACCTGCGCGTCTCCTTCCCCCGCGCCGGGGTCGAGGCCGTGCGCGGGGTCTCGCTCACCATCGCCCCCGGGGAGTGCGTCGCCCTGGTCGGGGAGTCGGGCTCCGGCAAGAGCGTCACGGCCCGCTCGCTGCTCGGCCTGGCCGGGCCGGGGGCCGTGGTCCGGGCGGCCAGGTTCGAGATCGGCGGCCGCGACGCCCGCGCGTTCACCGCCCGCGACTGGCGGCGGCTGCGCGGCCGGTTCGCCGGGCTGGTGCTGCAGGACGCGCTCGTCTCCCTCGACCCGCTGCGCACGGTCGGCGCGGAGATCGCCGAGGTGCTCGCCACCCACCGCGTCGTCCCGCGGGCGGAGCGCGCCGCCCGGATCCGCCGGCTGCTCGGCGAGGTGGGCGTGCCCGAGCCCGGGCTGCGGATGCGGCAGTACCCGCACCAGCTCTCCGGCGGGCTGCGGCAGCGCGCGCTGATCGCGTCGGCGATCGCCGGGGAGCCCGACCTGATCATCGCCGACGAGCCCACCACCGCGCTCGACGTGACCGTGCAGGCGCAGATCCTCCGGCTGCTCGCCGCGCGGAAGGCGGCGGGGACCGCGCTGCTGGTGATCAGCCACGACCTCGCCGCGGTCGCCTCGATCGCCGACCGGATCCTGGTGATGCGGGACGGGACGATCGTCGAGGAGGGGACCGCCGCCCGGGTGCTGTCCGCGCCCGGGCACCCGTACACCCGCGCCCTGCTCGCCGCCGTGCCCTCCGGGGTGTCCCGCGGCACCCGCCTCACCGCCCCCGGGCACCCGCTCCCGCCCAGGTCGCCCGACCGGTCGGCACCGGTGCTGACCGCGTCCGGCCTCTCCTTCGCGTACGGCTCGCGCACCGCGGTGGACGGGGTGTCGTTCACCCTGCACCGGGGGGAGACCCTCGGCATCGTCGGCGAGTCCGGGTCGGGGAAGACGACGCTCGCCCGGCTCGTCCTCGGCCTGCTCACCCCGCGCGCGGGCGAGGTGCGGCTGCACGGCCGCCCGTGGAGCGGCGTCCCCGAGCGCGAGCGGCGCCCCCGGCGGCGGGCCATCCAGCTCATCGCGCAGAACCCGCTGGAGTCGTTCGACCCCCGCCACACCGTGGCCCGGCTGCTCGCCGACCCGCTCGCCCGGCTGCCGCGCGCCGAGCGCCGGGCCCGCGTGCTGGAGCTCGCCGACATGGTCGCCCTGCCCCGGGACGTGCTCGACCGGCGGCCGCGCGAGCTGTCCGGGGGCGAGCGCCAGCGGGTCGCGATCGCCCGCGCGCTCGCCGGCGACCCCGACGTGCTCGTCTGCGACGAGCCCGTCTCCGCGCTGGACGTGTCGATCCAGGCCCAGGTGCTCGACCTGCTCGCCGAGCTTCAGGCGGCCCGCGGCACCGCCCTGCTGTTCATCTCCCACGACCTGGGCGTGGTCCACCACCTCAGCGACCGCGTGCTCGTCATGAGGGACGGCCGGGTCGTGGAGGAGGCCGACGCCGATGAGATCTTCTTCCGCCCGCGCCACCCGTACACCCGGGAGCTGCTCGCCGCGGTGCCGCGGCTCGGCGCCGCGGTGGGGCAGGGGTGA
- a CDS encoding SAM-dependent methyltransferase produces MGKGPPGIDPTVPNAARIYDYLLGGKENFAADREAARRLLEISPNLREGSRANRRFLIRAVRFMVANGIRQFLDIGTGLPTQENVHEVALKVAPESRIAYVDNDPQINAHLDLTRPIGLLLVAVLHFIVDDEEAERIVRTLRDRLAPGSHLAISHATIGDLDEEQEREGRAIYARSSTRGAIFRSHERVLRFFDGFELVEPGLVWLDDWRPEEGVPRIPRFPGLGGYAGVGILR; encoded by the coding sequence ATGGGTAAGGGGCCACCGGGGATCGATCCCACCGTGCCGAACGCGGCCCGCATCTACGACTACCTCCTCGGGGGCAAGGAGAACTTCGCCGCGGACCGGGAGGCGGCGCGGCGGCTCCTCGAGATCTCGCCCAACCTCAGGGAGGGCTCCCGCGCGAACCGGCGCTTCCTCATCCGCGCGGTGCGCTTCATGGTCGCGAACGGCATCCGGCAGTTCCTCGACATCGGCACGGGCCTGCCCACGCAGGAGAACGTGCACGAGGTGGCGCTGAAGGTGGCGCCCGAATCGCGGATCGCCTACGTCGACAACGACCCGCAGATCAACGCCCACCTCGACCTCACCCGGCCGATCGGGCTCCTCCTCGTCGCCGTGCTGCACTTCATCGTCGACGACGAGGAGGCGGAGCGGATCGTGCGGACCCTGCGCGACCGCCTCGCGCCCGGAAGCCATCTGGCGATCAGCCACGCCACCATCGGGGACCTCGACGAGGAGCAGGAGCGCGAGGGGCGGGCGATCTACGCGCGGAGCTCCACCCGCGGGGCGATCTTCCGCTCGCACGAGCGGGTCCTGCGGTTCTTCGACGGATTCGAGCTGGTCGAGCCGGGCCTGGTGTGGCTCGATGACTGGCGGCCGGAGGAGGGGGTGCCGCGGATCCCCCGGTTCCCCGGGCTCGGTGGGTACGCCGGGGTCGGCATCCTCCGCTGA
- a CDS encoding ABC transporter substrate-binding protein, with protein sequence MKLIRGSLPLVLLAVLTACGAQTPAASPGTSLTWAIETEPITFNPHQWSQNKARLLVFNQFDALVARDANGEFIPWLAKSWRVSPDGKTYTFELRDDVTFHDGERFDAAAVKANLDKLREPGYNPTVASIQLRWLDRVEVVSPTTVKITLKRPDGLFLDFLASPYAAQVSPRSLRTAKDLKAGGPDVVGTGPFILDRHVRGQEVRYRRNPAYRWAPASAAHQGPAHLAEITYRFLPEGAVRVGALTSGQVQVIEGVPATDIASIENDPELTLQTALNSGSAFSYYFNTSRPPFDDKRVRQAFREAVDLDAVLESVYRGTATRAWSIVARSSPFYDPSLEGAFGGDAAKANALLDAAGWTGRDAEGYRVKDGERLTVRLVQSAPYVRDRRDVLAQAIQAQVKQRAGIDLQIRLVDQGTAQEAFDRNEYELFENSRGDTDAGAALNLILPKGAAINRHHFTDPKIDEWLAQASASSDPEVRKRLYAKVQRAVVLDEAIVFPLYVPSDQIAAHKSVQGLGFDPVSGTPQSAYDVRIGT encoded by the coding sequence GTGAAGCTCATCAGGGGATCGCTGCCCCTCGTCCTCCTCGCCGTGCTCACCGCGTGCGGCGCGCAGACGCCGGCCGCCTCGCCCGGGACCTCCCTGACGTGGGCGATCGAGACCGAGCCGATCACGTTCAACCCGCACCAGTGGTCGCAGAACAAGGCCCGGCTGCTGGTGTTCAACCAGTTCGACGCGCTCGTGGCGCGCGACGCGAACGGGGAGTTCATCCCCTGGCTCGCCAAGTCGTGGCGGGTCTCACCCGACGGCAAGACCTACACCTTCGAGCTGCGGGACGACGTGACCTTCCACGACGGAGAGCGGTTCGACGCCGCCGCGGTCAAGGCCAACCTCGACAAGCTCCGCGAACCCGGTTACAACCCCACGGTCGCATCCATCCAGCTCCGGTGGCTGGACAGGGTCGAGGTGGTCTCGCCCACCACGGTGAAGATCACCCTGAAGCGGCCGGACGGGCTCTTCCTCGACTTCCTCGCCTCGCCGTACGCGGCGCAGGTGTCCCCCAGATCGCTGCGGACGGCGAAGGACCTGAAGGCCGGCGGCCCCGACGTGGTCGGCACCGGGCCGTTCATCCTCGACCGCCACGTCCGCGGCCAGGAGGTGCGGTACCGGCGCAACCCCGCGTACCGCTGGGCCCCGGCGAGCGCGGCCCACCAGGGGCCCGCCCACCTGGCGGAGATCACCTACCGGTTCCTCCCCGAGGGCGCGGTCCGCGTCGGCGCGCTCACCTCCGGCCAGGTCCAGGTCATCGAGGGCGTCCCGGCGACCGACATCGCCTCGATCGAGAACGACCCCGAGCTCACCCTGCAGACCGCGCTCAACTCCGGCAGCGCGTTCTCCTACTACTTCAACACCTCCCGCCCCCCGTTCGACGACAAGCGGGTACGGCAGGCCTTCCGCGAGGCGGTCGACCTCGACGCCGTGCTCGAGTCGGTCTACCGGGGCACCGCCACCCGGGCGTGGAGCATCGTGGCCCGGTCGAGCCCGTTCTACGACCCCTCCCTGGAGGGCGCCTTCGGCGGAGACGCCGCCAAGGCCAACGCCCTGCTCGACGCGGCCGGGTGGACCGGGCGGGACGCCGAAGGCTACCGCGTGAAGGACGGCGAACGGCTCACCGTCCGGCTGGTCCAGTCGGCGCCGTACGTCCGGGACCGCCGCGACGTCCTCGCCCAGGCGATCCAGGCCCAGGTCAAGCAGCGCGCCGGCATCGACCTGCAGATCCGGCTCGTCGACCAGGGCACCGCCCAGGAGGCGTTCGACCGCAACGAGTACGAGCTCTTCGAGAACTCCCGCGGCGACACCGACGCCGGCGCCGCGCTCAACCTGATCCTCCCCAAGGGCGCGGCGATCAACCGCCACCACTTCACCGACCCGAAGATCGACGAGTGGCTGGCGCAGGCCTCGGCGAGCTCCGATCCCGAAGTCCGCAAGAGGCTCTACGCCAAGGTCCAGCGGGCCGTCGTCCTCGACGAGGCCATCGTCTTCCCGCTGTACGTCCCGTCCGACCAGATCGCCGCGCACAAGAGCGTGCAGGGCCTCGGTTTCGACCCGGTGTCGGGCACCCCGCAGAGCGCCTACGACGTACGGATCGGCACATGA
- a CDS encoding ABC transporter permease has product MATAALPSARPRPRPGLILAALVLAVLGVAVALPGVITDADPLAGDPALALAPPGPEHPFGTDHLGRDVLARVVHGARHSLSIGLFATSAAVAAGVLLGLAAGLAHRWIDEALARLFDVLSTFPELLLALLVIAITGPGTWNVILAIGIAQIPTYARVVRAQTFVVRRAGYVEQAVIFGHSRARIIARHVLPNALGPIPVLATIGLGQGVIAASGLSFLGMGPQPPAPEWGAMLSEARDYLRVAWWEALFPAIAITLAVVCLTAVGRYLQRRFEGRTP; this is encoded by the coding sequence ATGGCGACCGCCGCACTGCCGTCCGCCCGGCCCCGCCCGCGGCCCGGGCTCATCCTCGCCGCCCTCGTGCTCGCCGTGCTCGGTGTCGCCGTCGCCCTGCCCGGCGTGATCACCGATGCCGACCCGCTCGCCGGCGACCCGGCGCTCGCCCTCGCCCCGCCCGGCCCCGAGCACCCGTTCGGCACCGACCATCTCGGCCGGGACGTCCTCGCCCGGGTCGTCCACGGGGCGCGCCACTCGCTCAGCATCGGGCTGTTCGCCACCTCGGCCGCGGTCGCCGCCGGCGTGCTGCTCGGGCTCGCCGCCGGGCTGGCGCACCGGTGGATCGACGAGGCGCTCGCCCGCCTGTTCGACGTGCTCTCCACCTTCCCCGAGCTGCTGCTCGCCCTGCTCGTCATCGCGATCACCGGCCCCGGCACCTGGAACGTCATCCTCGCCATCGGGATCGCGCAGATCCCCACCTACGCCCGGGTGGTCCGGGCCCAGACGTTCGTGGTCCGCCGGGCCGGATACGTCGAGCAGGCGGTGATCTTCGGCCACTCCCGGGCCCGGATCATCGCCCGGCACGTGCTGCCCAACGCGCTCGGCCCGATCCCGGTGCTCGCCACCATCGGGCTCGGCCAGGGGGTCATCGCCGCGTCCGGGCTGAGCTTCCTCGGGATGGGCCCGCAGCCGCCGGCGCCCGAGTGGGGGGCGATGCTCTCCGAGGCCCGCGACTACCTGCGGGTCGCCTGGTGGGAGGCGCTGTTCCCCGCCATCGCCATCACCCTGGCCGTCGTGTGCCTGACCGCCGTCGGGCGGTATCTGCAGCGTCGCTTCGAGGGGAGGACGCCATGA
- a CDS encoding ABC transporter permease, which yields MRPRPPAWLAPVARRLGTGVAVLWTAATASYLALWAAPGDTIDILIGDGPDTPEIRAQIIKEWGLDRPEIVQYLSYLGRLLQGDLGRSYLLQRGVGEILAEQVWPTVRLTAAASAIGVALALVLAVATAGRAAWARRLVSAAELVSVSVPPFVIGIVLLFVFSFTLGWFPVTGAEDPAALVLPATALGLSIAGVLGQVLREGLERALEQPFAVSARARGITERALVARHALRHALLPAVTLAGWFTGALLGGAVVTETLFGRPGLGRVTLDAVAGKDMPVVMAVVILSALVYVTISTLLDLAYRLIDPRLRSG from the coding sequence ATGAGACCGCGACCGCCCGCGTGGCTCGCCCCGGTGGCCCGGCGGCTCGGCACGGGCGTCGCCGTGCTGTGGACCGCGGCGACCGCCTCCTACCTCGCGCTGTGGGCCGCCCCCGGGGACACGATCGACATCCTCATCGGCGACGGACCGGACACCCCGGAGATCCGCGCGCAGATCATCAAGGAGTGGGGGCTCGACCGGCCGGAGATCGTGCAGTACCTGAGCTACCTCGGCCGGCTGCTCCAGGGCGACCTCGGCCGCTCGTACCTCCTGCAGCGCGGGGTGGGGGAGATCCTCGCCGAGCAGGTGTGGCCGACCGTGCGGCTGACCGCGGCGGCCTCGGCGATCGGAGTGGCGCTCGCCCTGGTCCTCGCCGTGGCCACGGCCGGGCGGGCCGCCTGGGCGCGCCGGCTCGTCTCGGCCGCCGAGCTGGTCTCGGTCTCCGTGCCGCCGTTCGTGATCGGCATCGTGCTGCTGTTCGTCTTCTCGTTCACCCTCGGCTGGTTCCCGGTCACCGGCGCCGAGGACCCGGCCGCGCTGGTCCTGCCCGCGACCGCGCTCGGCCTCTCGATCGCCGGGGTGCTCGGCCAGGTGCTCCGCGAAGGGCTGGAGCGCGCGCTCGAGCAGCCGTTCGCGGTCAGCGCGCGGGCGCGCGGGATCACCGAGCGGGCCCTGGTCGCCCGGCACGCGCTCCGCCACGCGCTCCTCCCGGCGGTCACCCTCGCCGGGTGGTTCACCGGAGCGCTGCTCGGCGGGGCGGTGGTCACCGAGACGCTCTTCGGCCGCCCCGGCCTCGGCCGGGTGACGCTGGACGCCGTGGCCGGCAAGGACATGCCGGTGGTCATGGCCGTGGTCATCCTCTCCGCGCTCGTCTACGTGACGATCAGCACCCTGCTCGACCTCGCCTACCGGCTCATCGACCCGCGCCTGAGGAGCGGATGA